The Colias croceus chromosome 3, ilColCroc2.1 genome includes a region encoding these proteins:
- the LOC123706337 gene encoding uncharacterized protein LOC123706337 — MYLNINEIYAKLGDQLSCSFAICHIFTGNDYNPAFFRKGKKRPFSIFKKNKNFQEAFIQLLRSDHTVLTTSNEIVRIIEEYVCRVYSLKTKNDINRGRYELFEKGYRSKGGSEKVLKKNIIGYDPSSLPPTKQELLQQIKRTVFISNVWCNAHMRCPTDKVPENYGWTIIDGKYEYYWFDGPQSPSFEELSSQLQDLDTTEDQNEEDTDEDEESDASSEDECFSDESDEN, encoded by the exons atgtacctgaacataaatgaaatttatgcCAAGCTTGGAGATCAATTATCGTGTTCATTTGCTATATGCCATATTTTTACAGGAAATGATTACAATCCCGCTTTTTTCCGTAAAGGAAAAAAAAGACCTTTcagtatttttaagaaaaataaaaattttcaagaGGCTTTTATTCAACTCCTACGAAGTGATCATACAGTATTAACAACGTCAAATGAAATAGTTCGAATTATTGAAGAGTATGTATGTAGAGTGTACTcattaaaaaccaaaaatgATATCAACAGAGGACGGTATGAACTATTTGAAAAAGGCTATAGATCAAAAGGTGGAAgtgaaaaagtattaaaaaaaaatattataggatatgATCCTTCCAGTTTGCCACCAACAAAACAAGAATTGTTGCAACAAATTAAAAGAACGGTATTCATCAGCAATGTATGGTGTAATGCACACATGCGGTGCCCCACAGATAAAGTACCTGAAAATTATGGATGGACAATAATTGATGGTAAATACGAGTATTATTGGTTTGATGGTCCTCAAAGCCCATCCTTTGAAGAATTATCTTCTCAATTGCAAG ATTTAGATACCACGGAAGATCAGAATGAAGAAGATACTGATGAAGATGAGGAGAGTGATGCCAGTAGTGAGGATGAATGTTTTTCTGATGAGTcagatgaaaattaa